One segment of Arvicanthis niloticus isolate mArvNil1 chromosome 5, mArvNil1.pat.X, whole genome shotgun sequence DNA contains the following:
- the LOC117709454 gene encoding oogenesin-1-like, protein MEGRLDQCATYLLQLAQQRKDSIHVCCRKLQIQGLCKATFIEIFQSIDTYCLQELELSCICIDNVAFLSPYMRQMKNLLTLILTDITDIITLDGCDDFDEKKMSRLISQLPSFHCLQNLYLNNIFFIDENLKECLRCLKNPLETLCLTYCNLSQTDLNYLPHCLNSCKLKYLNLSSIYLYTLSLEPLGVLLERVKDTLQSLELQSCGMTDRHFGALLPGLSQCSHLTKINFCENELSLPVLKQLLEHTAKLRLLSQTQYPAPRECYDNMRRVITQRLENFGPELLDILDQKTAQESHLFYIAMH, encoded by the exons atggaGGGCAGACTTGATCAATGTGCTACATACTTATTGCAGTTGGCCCAACAGAGAAAAGATTCCATTCATGTATGCTGTAGAAAGCTTCAGATTCAGGGCTTATGCAAAGCCACATTCATAGAAATCTTCCAAAGTATAGATACATACTGCCTGCAGGAGCTGGAGCTAAGCTGTATCTGCATAGACAACGTGGCATTTCTTAGTCCCTACATGAGACAGATGAAGAACCTTCTTACGCTCATTCTAACTGACATTACAGATATCATCACTCTGGATGGTTGTGATGATTTTGATGAGAAGAAAATGAGCAGGTTGATTTCTCAACTTCCCTCATTCCACTGTCTCCAGAATCTCTATCTAAATAATATCTTCTTTATAGATGAAAATCTGAAAGAATGCCTCAG GTGCCTGAAGAATCCTTTGGAGACCCTGTGCCTCACTTACTGTAACCTCTCACAGACTGACTTGAATTACCTGCCCCATTGCCTGAATAGTTGTaagctcaaatatctgaacctgagttctatatatttatatactttatcCCTTGAGCCTCTTGGGGTTCTCCTTGAGAGAGTTAAGGATACCCTGCAATCCCTGGAATTACAGTCATGTGGCATGACAGACCGTCATTTCGGCGCTCTCCTGCCTGGCCTAAGCCAATGCTCCCACCTCACAAAGATCAATTTCTGTGAAAATGAACTCTCTCTACCTGTTTTGAAACAACTTCTAGAGCATACAGCCAAGCTGAGGCTGCTGAGTCAGACACAGTACCCTGCCCCTCGGGAGTGCTATGATAACATGCGTAGAGTTATAACACAGAGATTAGAAAATTTTGGCCCTGAGCTTCTGGATATACTCGACCAAAAGACAGCCCAAGAGAGTCACCTTTTCTACATTGCAATGCATTAA